From Pseudomonas arsenicoxydans:
GTGGGAAACGGCTTTTGATTTCAGCCAGCAATTGCGGACCGTCCATGCCGGGCATGCGCCAGTCACTGATCACCAGGTCGATGTTTTCCGCTTCCAGCACCTTGAGCGCGTGCAAGCCATTGCCGGCGGTGAACACCGTAACGCCGTTCTGACTCAAGGCCGATGCCAGCAGGTCGCAGAGCTTGGGTTCGTCGTCGACCACCAGTACGTTATGTGTCATCGCTGTCCTCGTCGAAGTCTTTCCCATTGGCCGGAATGTACAGCGTGAAGGTGGTTCCGGCATCCTTTTCACTGATGCATTCGATGCGCCCGTCATGGTTTTCCATGATCGAAAATACCTTCGCCAGGCCCAGCCCGGTGCCCGAGGCCTTGGTGGTGACGAACGGTGTGAAAATCCGTTCGAGCATGTCCGGTTCAATGCCCGTGCCGGTGTCCGCCACGCTGATCACGGTGTAGGCGCCCTCACGGCGAATGCCCAGGGTCAGTTGTCCGCCGTCGGGCATGGCGTCGATGGCATTGACGATCAGGTTCAAACCGGCCTGTTTGAGCTGGCGCGCATCGGCGTAAAGGGTTGCGCCGGGGGCCTGGTCGTCGATGTGCACGTCAATGTGATGGCTGGCCAGTTCCGGAGCGCAGAACCCGACCAGTTCATCGACCAACAGTCGAGCCGGTTCGGTCGAGCGCAGGGGCGCGCTGGGTTTGGCGAAGTCGAGGAAATCGGTGATCAGGTCGTTGATCCGGCTGACTTCGCTGACCACGTATTCCAGGTGACGCTTATCGGTCTCGGGCAAATCGGCGCGGCGGTGCAGCAGCTGGGTCGCGGTTTTGATGATGCCCAAGGGGTTACGGATTTCATGGGCCAGGCCCATGGCAACTTCGCCCAGGGCGTGCAGGCGGTCGCGGCGGCGCAGCTGCGATTCGAGGTTTTGCAACTCGCCGAGGCGTTCGCTCATGTGGTTGAAGGTGCTGCTCAGTTCCGCCAGTTCATCGCCGCCGGTCACCGGCAAACGCTGGCGATAATCCCCGGCAATCACCGCTTGTACGCCTTTGGACAAGCCGCGCAACGGTTGGGTCAGGCGTTGCGACACCAGCCAGCCAACGCAGAGAGAGGCGGCCGAACTGAGCAGGAAAATGAGGATGAACAGGTTGCTCTGGTTCACCAGCCCGACCAGGCTGGAGTGGCGCAACAGGCCACTGAAAATCACGCCTTGAAGGTCGCCATTCTCGTTGAAGATCGGCCGATAGATGCCGCTGTAACTGCTGGTGAATTGCTCGGTCGGCTGCTTGGTGGTACGCAGGATCTGCTCGATTTGTTCCGGCACGGCCGCCGGGTGATTTTCGAAACGCTGACTGGAGAAGATCTCCGAAAAATCGTCGCCCTTGGCCAGGTACAGACGCAAGTCCAACGAGTGGACGTCGGAGACGCTGGTCAGGAAGCTGTTGTCGAGGTAGGTGGCAATCACCAGTTTGTAAGCGACGCCGTCCTGCTCGTTCTCGAAGGTCGAGACCACTGCGCCGGTGGCGACACCGCCGATTTGCAGGGTTTGCAACACGGCTTTGGGCGCGGTGCTGATTTGCCGGACGATGTCGTCGGCGGCGGTGCTGAACATCACGGCATGGTCGCTGTTGCGCACCAGGGCAACCACGTCGATGCCCATGGAGTCTGCGATGTCGGTGGTCATGCGGTTGTGGCGCGACGAAAACCCATCAACCTGTGGGTGGGTGTAACGCAGAAACAACTGCGCAACCCTGGCGTTGTCACGCAGGATTTCGCTGATCTCGTCTTCGACGATCTTGGTCGACTCTTGCAGCCAGATGCGCACGTTGCTGTCGAAGATCTGCGACAGGGTAGTGGCCGCGAGTTCGGCGGCGATCATGGTCGGGATCACGCTGACCAGCCAGAAGGCCAGGACCAGTTTACGTTGCAGGCTCCAGCCGGAGAGGGCGAAGGGGCGGGTTTTGGCAGGTCGGTGTTTGGTCATCGGGTTTCGCTTGTCGAAAGCCATGGCGGTTCGGTTCGGTTCGGTTCGAATCGATAAACAGGTTCACTACAGGATATTGGGTGTTGCCTTGGTCAATACAGTAGCCGACATTGCCCCGCCAGTGGCGACCCGTCTACAACCGGGTTCGCCAGGCTGTCAGGCTAACTGCCGATACCCTTCTTGCAGGGGGGGCGGGGCGCAGCGTTGTTGCATGAAACGTTGTGCGATGAAGTCTACGCTCAGTTCGATCACCCGACGGTATTGCAGGTCGACGGTGATCATGTGATAGCAGTCATCCAGCAACACTTTGACCACCGGGCCGCCGAGCTTGCGTTCGACGTAATCGGCGTTCCAGCGACTGGTAATGTCGTCTTCGATGGAGTGCACCACCAACGTAGGCGTGGTGATCGACGGCATGCGTTTTTTCACGACGGCGTTCAGACGATGCAATTCGCGCACAGTAACGCCTTCCATGGTCAGCAAACCCGCCTGGCTGCTTTCGCCTTCTTTCATCTGACGCTCGACGATCGCTCGCAGGCGTTCGTTCTTGATGCCGTAAGGGGGTTTTTCTTCGAAACTGCACAGGTTCACGCCGAACGGTATTCTCATCAGCAACGGCGTGAGGAATGCCAGTTTGTGGATGCTCCAGCCGTCGTAGCGCAGGGTGGTCGAATACAGCATCAACCCTTCGATTTGCCCCGGATGCTCGGCGGCCATGTACATCGACATGACTGCGCCCATGGACAAGCCACCGACGAATACCCGCTCGTGCTTGCGCCGTACACCGACGAACGTGTTGCGGGCGCTCTCGTACCAGTCGCGCCAGCCAGTGGCTTGCAGGTCGGCGTTGCCACCGCAGTGCCCGGCCAGGGTGGGCACGTAGACCGTGTGCCCGGCTTTCGCCAGGCCCATGGCCACCCGACGGAGTTCCGTCGGGGTGCCGGTGAGGCCGTGGATCAACACCACCGCGACCTCCCCTGTGCCGAGAACGAAACCGGCGTTGCCTTCGCCAAGATCGATCTCGTCGTGATTCATCGCTTCATGGCCCGATGCAGCAGACGGTCGAGCAGGGCCAGGCCGAGGTCGATTTCCGGGTAGCTGATTTCCAGCGACGGCGCCAAAGTGATCACGTTTTTGTAGTAACCGCCTACGTCGAGGATCAGGCCCAGGCGCTTGCCGTCGATTTCGATGTCGCCCTTCATGCCTTCGTCGACCATGAAGTCCAGGGTGGCCTTGTCCGGAGTGAAACCATCCGGGCCACAGATTTCGCAGCGCAGCGCCAAGCCCAGGCCGTC
This genomic window contains:
- a CDS encoding sensor histidine kinase; translation: MTKHRPAKTRPFALSGWSLQRKLVLAFWLVSVIPTMIAAELAATTLSQIFDSNVRIWLQESTKIVEDEISEILRDNARVAQLFLRYTHPQVDGFSSRHNRMTTDIADSMGIDVVALVRNSDHAVMFSTAADDIVRQISTAPKAVLQTLQIGGVATGAVVSTFENEQDGVAYKLVIATYLDNSFLTSVSDVHSLDLRLYLAKGDDFSEIFSSQRFENHPAAVPEQIEQILRTTKQPTEQFTSSYSGIYRPIFNENGDLQGVIFSGLLRHSSLVGLVNQSNLFILIFLLSSAASLCVGWLVSQRLTQPLRGLSKGVQAVIAGDYRQRLPVTGGDELAELSSTFNHMSERLGELQNLESQLRRRDRLHALGEVAMGLAHEIRNPLGIIKTATQLLHRRADLPETDKRHLEYVVSEVSRINDLITDFLDFAKPSAPLRSTEPARLLVDELVGFCAPELASHHIDVHIDDQAPGATLYADARQLKQAGLNLIVNAIDAMPDGGQLTLGIRREGAYTVISVADTGTGIEPDMLERIFTPFVTTKASGTGLGLAKVFSIMENHDGRIECISEKDAGTTFTLYIPANGKDFDEDSDDT
- a CDS encoding alpha/beta hydrolase; translation: MNHDEIDLGEGNAGFVLGTGEVAVVLIHGLTGTPTELRRVAMGLAKAGHTVYVPTLAGHCGGNADLQATGWRDWYESARNTFVGVRRKHERVFVGGLSMGAVMSMYMAAEHPGQIEGLMLYSTTLRYDGWSIHKLAFLTPLLMRIPFGVNLCSFEEKPPYGIKNERLRAIVERQMKEGESSQAGLLTMEGVTVRELHRLNAVVKKRMPSITTPTLVVHSIEDDITSRWNADYVERKLGGPVVKVLLDDCYHMITVDLQYRRVIELSVDFIAQRFMQQRCAPPPLQEGYRQLA